A single genomic interval of Musa acuminata AAA Group cultivar baxijiao chromosome BXJ3-4, Cavendish_Baxijiao_AAA, whole genome shotgun sequence harbors:
- the LOC103982114 gene encoding protein CHLOROPLAST ENHANCING STRESS TOLERANCE, chloroplastic, translating into MALSLSSPPFKTPALLHHGSPRTYLSPLLGSRRPSVSFSPSSDRPLRLRFHRLHSQRLVASVGKEETELRVAGDELSDASPEDLACVREIQRVLELLKKNRDMLFGEVKLTILIEDPRDVERKRLLGIEDPDDVTREDLVAALEDVNEGRIPKNRVALQLLAKEMTEWPDLEVEASKKSRPSKSLYAKATDTGVDPEVAAKRLDIDWDSAADIELEEEEVEIEVPPAVGYGALYLVTALPIIIAVSVILILFYNSLQ; encoded by the exons ATGGCTCTTTCTCTCTCGTCGCCGCCCTTCAAGACCCCCGCTCTCCTCCACCACGGGAGCCCCCGGACGTATCTCTCTCCTCTCCTTGGGTCCCGTCGTCCCTCCGTCTCCTTCTCCCCCTCCTCCGATCGCCCCCTGCGCCTTCGCTTCCACAGACTCCACAGCCAGAGACTCGTCGCCTCCGTCGGAAAGGAGGAGACGGAGCTCCGCGTCGCCGGCGATGAGCTGTCCGACGCTAGTCCCGAGGACCTCGCATGCGTTCGAGAGATTCAAAGA GTTTTGGAGCTGCTCAAGAAGAACAGAGACATGCTCTTTGGTGAG GTTAAGTTGACAATACTGATTGAGGACCCTAGAGATGTTGAACGTAAGAGATTGCTTGGAATAGAGGACCCAGATGACGTCACCAGGGAGGACTTGGTTGCTGCCTTGGAAGAT GTGAATGAAGGGAGGATTCCAAAAAACCGTGTAGCACTTCAGTTGCTTGCAAAGGAGATGACTGAATGGCCTGATCTTGAG GTTGAAGCATCAAAGAAGAGTAGGCCTAGCAAATCTCTTTATGCGAAGGCCACAGACACAGGAGTTGATCCAGAAGTAGCTGCAAAGAGGCTTGATATAGACTGGGATTCGGCTGCTGATATCGAACTTGAAGAAGAGGAGGTTGAGATTGAAGTGCCACCAGCAGTG GGATATGGCGCTCTCTACTTGGTGACTGCATTGCCAATTATAATTGCTGTCTCGGTTATACTAATCCTGTTCTACAATTCTCTGCAGTAG
- the LOC135581545 gene encoding protein RICE SALT SENSITIVE 3-like: MVGSGGGDCRSKEAMGMMALHEALRNVCHNSDWAYSVFWTIRPRPRSRGGNVCKVGADDNGSLMLMWEDGFCRTRAAECMEGMDVEDPVRKVFSKMSIQLYNYGEGLMGKVASDKCHKWVFKEPSQCEPNISNHWQSSFDALPSEWTDQFASGIQTIAVIQAGHGLLQLGSCKIIPEDLHFVLRMRHMFESLGHQSGFFLSQLFSSTRNSSTSSVPTKQVPTPCPPPFFSWDHSSIHSASPITMTSVFQPPTHGGLPNDEDGTHLFLPRSSGAHLDDATRQHETDLRWPNGLSLFTALTGRADDAKLLFGSEEMGNELPPQQLPLLIRGKNPASKSAMTRYGNADETKAVPDAILGEDDTEDLLS; this comes from the exons ATGGTGGGCTCAGGAGGAGGGGACTGTAGGAGCAAAGAGGCAATGGGGATGATGGCTCTCCACGAGGCTCTCAGGAACGTCTGCCACAACTCCGATTGGGCATACTCTGTATTCTGGACCATCCGCCCTCGCCC GAGAAGTAGAGGTGGCAATGTCTGCAAGGTCGGTGCCGACGACAACGGCAGCCT GATGCTGATGTGGGAGGACGGGTTCTGCCGGACAAGAGCAGCAGAGTGCATGGAGGGGATGGACGTGGAAGACCCCGTCAGGAAGGTCTTCAGCAAGATGTCCATTCAACTGTACAACTATGGAGAAGG TTTGATGGGAAAGGTTGCCTCTGATAAGTGTCACAAATGGGTGTTCAAGGAACCTTCCCAGTGCGAACCCAACATCTCCAACCACTGGCAGAGTTCCTTTGATGCT CTTCCCTCCGAATGGACTGATCAGTTCGCCTCTGGCATTCAG ACTATAGCCGTGATTCAAGCAGGGCATGGGCTTCTACAACTAGGTTCCTGCAAGATT ATACCCGAGGACCTGCATTTCGTGTTGAGAATGAGGCATATGTTTGAATCACTTGGCCATCAATCTGGCTTCTTCCTCTCTCAGCTGTTCTCCTCGACCAGGAACAGCTCCACTTCGTCTGTTCCAACGAAGCAGGTGCCTACTCCCTGTCCGCCGCCATTCTTCAGCTGGGATCACTCTTCCATCCATTCGGCCTCTCCGATCACGATGACCTCCGTTTTTCAACCTCCGACTCACGGAGGATTGCCCAACGACGAAGACGGCACCCATCTCTTCCTCCCTCGCTCCTCCGGAGCCCATTTGGATGACGCGACAAGGCAGCACGAAACAGACCTGCGCTGGCCTAATGGGCTGTCGTTGTTCACTGCTCTTACCGGAAGGGCAGATGACGCCAAGCTTCTCTTTGGCTCCGAGGAGATGGGAAACGAGCTACCACCACAACAGCTTCCGTTGTTGATTCGTGGGAAGAATCCAGCTTCTAAGTCTGCTATGACCCGTTACGGCAACGCCGATGAGACGAAGGCTGTACCTGATGCGATACTTGGCGAAGATGATACCGAGGACTTGTTGAGTTGA